The genomic DNA ACCAAATATGATGCTGCTTGccaggaggtggagagcaAGCGGAAGAAGACTGAGTCCTCCTtcgacaaggccaaggcaCAGAGCTCTTTTCAGCAGCAAATACACGAGATGAACAACGTCAAGAATACCTACCTCATTGCGATCAACGTCAccaacaagcaaaaagagaaataCTACCACGAGTACCTGCCCGAAGTCATGGACAGCCTCCAGGATCTTTCCGAATTCCGAACCATCAAGCTCAACTCTCTGTGGACCGTGGCTGCAAATCTCGAGACCAGCATGCTCCAACAGAGCTTGGGGCAGATTCAGCACTTGACCCAGGAGATCACACGCAACCAGCCTCACCTCGACTCGATGATGTACATTAGGCATAACATGGGCGCCTTCCAAGAGCCGGCGGACAAGGTGTTTGAGCCCAGTCCAGTATGGCACGACGATGAATCAATGGCCATTGACGACCCGGCCAAGGTTTATCTACGAAACGTGCTCAACAAGTCCAAGAGCCAGCTGGGAGAACTTCGCCGCGAGGTCGACAAGAAGAGGCGTGAAGTAGAAGGATTGAAGCGGACAAAGCAGAACGTTAGGGATGGAAGGGAACAGAAAGATGAGGTCACAGTTATTGCGCAGCTTTTCATGATCCAGGAAGATCTACACCAGGCCGACCGAAAGCGTCTTACAGCCGAGGTTGAGAcatcaaccatcacctcTGTCGTGGGTGATGTTACTCTCGGCGCTAGAAACCACAACTTCAAGTCGCAAACATTCAAAATCCCCACCAACTGCGACCTTTGCGGGGAGAGGATATGGGGTTTGTCCGCCAAGGGATTCGACTGCCGAGACTGCGGGTACACTTGCCATAGCAAATGCGAGATGAAAGTCCCAGCCGAGTGTCCAGGTGAACTCAACAAGGAGGAGCgcaagaagatcaagcagGAACGACAGGAGGCTGCTAACGCTCTGTTGAAGCCTAGCAATGGGCCACCGGATCATGTGGCGGAACTCCCTGCTCTCGGCAGGTCAGAGACGATCAGCTCGGTCAATTCGGGATACGCTGCCAGTGCGCAGCGGTCGATGACCTCTCCATCGGAGGAGACACCTCCCGAGATTCCCAGCGCTACGAGACCAGGCTTTACGCCGGCAGCTTCGACGACGACTGTTAGGAAGAACCGAGTCGTTGCGCCTCCACCGGCGGCGTATATTAGCGAGTTGCCGGGTAGCACGCCCAGCTCCAATGGGTcagcggagaagaaggggaagatgcTGTACACGTTTGAGgcagggggtgatggggagttgTCGATTCAGGAAGGACGGGAGCTGGTTATATTGGAGCCAGATAGTATGTTGCCTCCCTTGTCCTGTTATTGCTCTACTTACTAACAGCATTCACAGCCGGCTCTGGATGGATCAAAGTACGAGCAGGTTACAAAGAAGGTCTCGTGCCAGCAAGTTATGTTGAAATGTTGGCggtaccaccaccgtccctTGCGCCGCAGCACACGGGTCAGTCGGCGAGACCACCGTCTACCTACTCTAACAGTGGTTCGTCGATCGGTGGCacggtcaagaagaagggcccTGCTGTGGCGCCGAGGAGAGGggcgaagaagctcaagtATGCCGAGGCGTTGTATGATTACACGGCGCAGAGCGATGCGGAGCATAGCAtgacggagggggagaggtttgtgCTTATCAAGGAGGACCCAGGGGATGGGTgggcggaggtggagaaggggggtgtgaCAAAGAGCGTGCCGGCGAGTTATATCCAGGCTGTTTAGTGGATGGTCGGGGCGGTGGTTGAGTATAGTGGGAATGAGTGGTGATGGGCAGGATACCGCGGGGGGTGGTAGTGGGCTTCTTTCTCCCAAGATGGGGGTTGTACATAGATTCTGTCGTATATCCACATGCCTGGTGGTAGATGGCGATGAATTGGTGAGGACGGTTGTGTCAGAGGGTAGCATGTTTATAGTGTTTGGGACCTGGATTGGCTCTAAACAGCTGGGATTATATTGACTTTTTATGCTGTTTCACCACGACAACCACTTGATGTGAAGCAGGGGTGGCACGGTGAACGGCTGTCCCCTGAAAGGCGCAAGATCTTGGCAATGACGTTCCTTCCCGCTTTTGGTGCGTGCATGACCCCACGGCGCCACTGCCAGTTCCCGCTGATACCCCTGACGGGCCCAAAGCTTTGACTTTGGCTACTTCCATCAACAGTTCGGATGGTCTTTCCACCTAGATATATATCTAGGTATGGGATGTGGAAACAGCTGATCTTTTCGGCCCCTCTTGATGGACAACATCGGCCGAGATTTCACGAGCCCTCTTACCTTACTTCCTGCCCTACCTATGTTGGtaagacagcagcagcagcagcagcagcagcaacaggagtTATGAGCTGAAAAGACGGATggggggtgtgtgtgtgtgtggctGCACAGGGAAGCGATCTTGATCATGGCGCACATGGAAGGTCACTGCGTAACGGTTGC from Podospora pseudoanserina strain CBS 124.78 chromosome 2, whole genome shotgun sequence includes the following:
- the bzz1 gene encoding Protein BZZ1 (COG:Z; EggNog:ENOG503NUST; BUSCO:EOG09260XMI) codes for the protein MAEVDVAPTFGSELKDGFKPANAWVANGIAWLDDIQSFYRERSAIEKEYSAKLNALAKKYFEKKAKKSTSLSVGDTPTMTPGSLESASLTTWTTHLTTLESRAEEHDRYGNELVTKVADPLKVISGRFEELRKRHVEYAERLEKERESSYADLRKQKTKYDAACQEVESKRKKTESSFDKAKAQSSFQQQIHEMNNVKNTYLIAINVTNKQKEKYYHEYLPEVMDSLQDLSEFRTIKLNSLWTVAANLETSMLQQSLGQIQHLTQEITRNQPHLDSMMYIRHNMGAFQEPADKVFEPSPVWHDDESMAIDDPAKVYLRNVLNKSKSQLGELRREVDKKRREVEGLKRTKQNVRDGREQKDEVTVIAQLFMIQEDLHQADRKRLTAEVETSTITSVVGDVTLGARNHNFKSQTFKIPTNCDLCGERIWGLSAKGFDCRDCGYTCHSKCEMKVPAECPGELNKEERKKIKQERQEAANALLKPSNGPPDHVAELPALGRSETISSVNSGYAASAQRSMTSPSEETPPEIPSATRPGFTPAASTTTVRKNRVVAPPPAAYISELPGSTPSSNGSAEKKGKMLYTFEAGGDGELSIQEGRELVILEPDTGSGWIKVRAGYKEGLVPASYVEMLAVPPPSLAPQHTGQSARPPSTYSNSGSSIGGTVKKKGPAVAPRRGAKKLKYAEALYDYTAQSDAEHSMTEGERFVLIKEDPGDGWAEVEKGGVTKSVPASYIQAV